The segment GGCCAGATTGAAAGATTTTAGGGGTCTTTCCGACCAATTCCTCCTCTTTAAATCCTGAAAGCGTCTCAAATTGCCGATTAACGGCGAGAATAGTGCCGCTTTTGTCCGTTAAAAACATCGCATTACGCGATTGTCTAAATGCCCTATAAATCGCCTCGTTACGCATCGAAGCGCAAGCGGATCCACCTTTTAAGAAAAGAAATAAAGAGAGTCGTTTTTGGGAGTTGGGCAGCACAGGAGCGATTTGCAATACGGGAATTTCTTCCCCGCCTTTTTTACGAAGATAGACGTAGCCTCGCCATTCCCCTTCCCGTAAAGTTGATGGGAAGACCTCGGACGCGATATAAGCACGATCCGCATCGGAGAAAAAATCCATGAATTTTTTTCCGAAGAATACGTCGCCCGAATGAAGTCCTAAAATTTCCAGTCCTTTGCCGCTTATATGTATAATTTGGCCCTGCAAGTCGCAGATCAGTAGGATGTCAGGTAAGGTTTCGTATTTTAGAACGTATTCCTTTAAATCTTCCAATCTCTCGATCCTTCTAGCTCCCGTGAGGTTTCGGGAAACTATATTAAACGGACGCGAAATTTCCCAAGAAAATGAAGAGGGGGAAAACTCTCGCCTTCTTACACTACGTAGGACAAAAAAAACCTACAAAATCCAACAACTTTGGAGAATTTCCTGCGCAAGAAAGGTGTTCTAACTTGTTATTTTATGACGACTTTTTCTTTAAAATCATTGCGAGTAGAATTGCAATTTTTCTAGGAATAGTGAAGCAATAGAACGGAACCTTTTTGATACTGAAATCTAATCCGATCTCCGGAAGGAAACATCGAATAACGTAATCGGTTTCATATTTATAATCACCTACTCCGTTTCTGGCGCAAAATAAAACGAATCACCGCAAAAATCAACGAACGCGCTCTATATATCCTCTTTACCGGCGCAAACTCAGACGTGAATCTCTTCTTTAAACCGGAAAAACTCCTGTTTTGCAGCGTAGATCTTTCTTGCAACCGATCTTGGACGAACGAATCATAACTTTATGAACGATCTCATTTTGGTTATTGGAAATAAGAATCTTTCTTCTTGGTCGTTTCGACCTTGGATACTACTTAAACAAGCCGGTGTTCCGTTTCGGGAAGTTTCGTTAAAACTTTTTACTCCGGAATACTCCTCGGTGATCGAGAAATACTCTCCCTCTAAAAAAGTACCGGTACTCCACGATGGGGATTTATGGATCTGGGATAGTTTAAGCATTAGCGAATATATCGCGGAAAAATTCCCTCAGCTTTGGCCCAAGGATCCTTCGACAAGAGCTAAAGCAAGATCCGTTTCGGCGGAAATGCATTCCGGTTTTACCGGATTGCGTAGCAATCTCGGTATGAATTTTACCGGAAGAATTAAAGGAAAAGAAATCCCCCCGGAGGCGCTAAAAGATATTGATCGAATCATTCAAATCTGGACTGAAAACTTACAGTCGTTTGGCGGACCATTTTTATTCGGAAAAGATTTTACTGTTGCGGACGCGTTCTACGCGCCTGTTGTCTCCAGATTTATCACGTACGACGTAAATCTTCCGGATCTAGCTTCCCAGTATGTTCGAACAATTTCCGGACTGCCCGCATATAAAGAATGGGAAGCGGAAGCAGCCAAAGAATTAGAGAGCGCTTAAGAAATCCTAGGTATCGTAAAAAAGCTTCTCACCACAATTTCAGCGTTTCTTAAAAAACGATCTGGAATCCGGAATTCCTTACTAGAACTAAATACATCCGCTCTGATTGGAAAAATAAATACTATACAAATTTTTAGTTTACATATAAATAGCTAAATTGTATTCTTTTCCCGAAAGTTTAACTTCGAGATAGCAGATGAAAAAGCAACGAAGAGGTACGATTTCCGCACCGGAAGGACGATTCGATTCAGTATCTCGAGAGATCTGGAATGAAGATAGAGAAGAAGACGAAGGAAATCGAACTACTCAATTTTTTTCGGAAGATTCTAAATCGATTCTCACTCATAACGATTCTCCCGATATCCCTATTGACGCGAGTATCAATCCGTATCGCGGTTGCGAGCACGGGTGCATTTATTGTTTTGCGCGTCCAAATCATGCGTATGTGGATCTCTCCCCCGGGATCGATTTCGAGTCCAAAATTTTCGTAAAGAAGAACATAGATCGCCTACTGATCAATGAATTGAGAAAACGCAAAGGCCCGGTAGAAACGATTACCCTCGGAACTGCAACCGATCCGTATCAGCCCGGGGAAAGAACCTATCGGAATACGAGAAAAATTTTAGAAGTCTTACTCAAATTTCGACAACCCACTGCCATCATTACCAAATCATCGTTAATTCTACGAGATATAGATATTTTGTCGGAAATGGGAAAATTAGGCATCCTGAAAGTATATGTTTCGGTAACTACGCTAGATAAAGAACTTTGGTCGACGCTCGAACCCAGAGCCCCCGCTCCTGGAAAGAGATTGGAAGCGATTCGCGGTTTATCAAAGGGATCGGTGCCGGTTGGGGCGATGTTCGCTCCTGTGATTCCTTTTTTAAACGATTCGGAAATGGAAACAATTTTGGAAGAAGTAAGGAATGTCGGCGCTTCCAGTGCCGGAATGGTCCTTCTCCGCCTTCCATACGAAGTATCCCAACTGTTCGTCGAATGGCTGGAAATCAATTACCCGTTAAAAAAGGAGAAGATCCTTCGAGTGCTTAGTGAAGCCCGCGGAGGTAAATTATACGATTCCGACTTTAGCCAACGTATGACCGGAACGGGCAAGTATGCAGAACTTTTACAAACTAGATTCCGGTTGGCGACAAAACGCTTCAATCTAAACGAAAGGGCCTCCTTTCGCAAAGACTTATTCCGAGTTCCGGAGGAATACCAAGTTCAGCCGAGCAAAAATCAGGATCTATTGCCTGGACTTTTTTAGTATTCCATATCGGAACCCGGAGCAGAAATCGGCGCGCAAGGGAGCATTCGATACTAAAATTGAACTTCCTAGAGTCGTACTAGGATTCTACCCGAACGCACTAGATCATTTAATATGCTCTTGAAGTTGTTTGACTTGCTGTTCCTTCTCGGGAGATTGCCAAGCTTTATAAGAGAAGGTGTTTTGATCGTAGGTCCTGGTTACGTAGTTTTCTTTGTATGGAGCAATTAATTCCTTGTCAGGCTCGGTAGTTTTAGCCGCGAGAATCTTCCTCATCCCGTCGGCACCCTGTGAAAACCATTCTGGATCGATCGGAAGATTCACTCGATGCCCTCGCAATTGAGAGAGTGCATACGGCCCGTCAAAACCGCTCTCACGAATCAATTTACCGAAGAATAGGAAATCAATTTCTTGTCTTCCCCCGTTCAACTTTCCGTCATAGGAGGCCCAAGCGATTGGTTCTCCACTCGCGGCATGAATCAAATTCGCTTCCAAATGATAGGTGCCGGATCTAAAAACATTTAATGCCGCGCGAACGGAAAGGGATCCGTCGGAAGGAGAATCGGAAAAGTAACTGCTCCATTCCGCCGGTTGATTAGGCGAGGAGAAGAAGGAAGAAATGATTTTGCCTTCCTTCTTCTCTTTTCCGTAAACGAATTCCACTTCCAAAAACATATCTCCCCAATCTTTAGAGGTCGGTCTCCATTGAAACGTAAACAGATTGTCCTTCGCTTTTACGTCTCCATCTACCCCGTTATCGTTTCCGTCCGGACTTATAGCTCCGAATTTGTTACCGTCAAATTCCCTCGTTAATTTCACATTTCGAACGTCCAAAGGAACTCTTTGAAATTTATTATCGTAACATTCAAGAGTAATGTATAAAGGATCGCGGGTTCCGATCGCCGCCCATTGTAAAGGTTGAAGCTTGCAGGAGTAGCCGTTAGGTTGTTTGTCCGTCGGTTTATCCGCCATCGGTACTGCAGAAATGCCTATGAAGTACGGATTCAATAGATCTTCGTTATATTTTGTTAGAGGTCTGGAATTCGGAGGATACTCGGACCATTCAAGATAATCTTTTAAAATTTTTTCGGGTGGAATGCTTTCATCCAAACTTTGAAAATAACCGGAATCGGATGTTCCGGAAGCCGACGGGGATACTCCCCTAGCCATAAATTCCGCTTTTTCTTTTTTCTCTTTCTCGGTAAGAAAGAGTCCTTCTTCCTTCGCCTCTTCCCATAATACAAAAAGAATCAATAGACTTGCGATTAGCAATCCTGCATAGATCCAATTTTTTTTATTCTTCATGAATTAATTTTTCCTTCCACTCTCGGCCTAACTGTTTGTTCAGAGATGTCTTTCCGCTCAACCGTTTTATTTTGTCCGAGGACATTGGTGAGCTTAGTAATCCTAACGGATTAATTTTATATACGAGTAGAAACGAGTAGCGACCTTCCCTAAAAAATATAAGTGAAATATCATTGAAGACTCTGTTTTTAAAGTAAAACAAATGTTACAAATAGTGCCGAACACAGTACGTAAATTGTAACGACCATTACATATAAATTTTTTATAATAATTTTGAACGCCTTCCATTTATTTTACATTCTAACTGTTATGTTAAAAAACTCTCCAATCACTTGACGCATAGCACAACATAGTACATAGTAGTATCACGAGAAATTCACGAACACTTGTTCAGGAATT is part of the Leptospira broomii serovar Hurstbridge str. 5399 genome and harbors:
- a CDS encoding glutathione S-transferase family protein: MNDLILVIGNKNLSSWSFRPWILLKQAGVPFREVSLKLFTPEYSSVIEKYSPSKKVPVLHDGDLWIWDSLSISEYIAEKFPQLWPKDPSTRAKARSVSAEMHSGFTGLRSNLGMNFTGRIKGKEIPPEALKDIDRIIQIWTENLQSFGGPFLFGKDFTVADAFYAPVVSRFITYDVNLPDLASQYVRTISGLPAYKEWEAEAAKELESA
- a CDS encoding PA0069 family radical SAM protein, which produces MKKQRRGTISAPEGRFDSVSREIWNEDREEDEGNRTTQFFSEDSKSILTHNDSPDIPIDASINPYRGCEHGCIYCFARPNHAYVDLSPGIDFESKIFVKKNIDRLLINELRKRKGPVETITLGTATDPYQPGERTYRNTRKILEVLLKFRQPTAIITKSSLILRDIDILSEMGKLGILKVYVSVTTLDKELWSTLEPRAPAPGKRLEAIRGLSKGSVPVGAMFAPVIPFLNDSEMETILEEVRNVGASSAGMVLLRLPYEVSQLFVEWLEINYPLKKEKILRVLSEARGGKLYDSDFSQRMTGTGKYAELLQTRFRLATKRFNLNERASFRKDLFRVPEEYQVQPSKNQDLLPGLF